In a genomic window of Alcanivorax sp.:
- a CDS encoding NADPH-dependent FMN reductase — protein sequence MKVLAIAGSLREQSFNRGLVRAAQALAPAGMEIIAADISDIPLYNGDDDGDNRPAPVTALAEQVKAADALLFATPEYNYSIPGVLKNAIDWLSRVPGGIFAGKPAAIMGASMGGMGTSRSQYHLRQVLVFLDVHPLNKPEVFVSAAHEKCDDKGDLQDQATKDMIGKQLAALQAWADTLK from the coding sequence ATGAAAGTTCTGGCCATAGCGGGCAGTCTGCGCGAGCAATCCTTCAACCGCGGCCTGGTCCGTGCTGCCCAGGCATTGGCGCCGGCAGGGATGGAAATCATCGCTGCCGACATCAGTGATATTCCGCTCTATAACGGTGATGACGACGGAGACAATCGCCCTGCCCCGGTGACCGCCCTGGCAGAACAGGTAAAAGCTGCGGATGCCCTGTTGTTTGCCACCCCAGAATATAATTATTCCATCCCCGGTGTATTGAAGAATGCCATCGACTGGTTATCCCGGGTACCGGGCGGTATCTTCGCCGGCAAGCCTGCCGCCATCATGGGCGCCTCCATGGGAGGCATGGGCACCAGCCGCAGCCAGTACCACCTGCGCCAGGTGCTGGTGTTCCTGGATGTGCATCCGCTCAACAAGCCGGAAGTGTTCGTCTCCGCCGCCCACGAAAAATGCGATGACAAGGGCGACCTGCAGGACCAGGCCACCAAGGACATGATCGGCAAGCAACTGGCCGCCTTACAGGCCTGGGCGGACACTCTGAAATAA
- a CDS encoding TIGR00730 family Rossman fold protein → MKKICVYCGSSPGEGNDYIEAAEGLAQELVQRNLGLVYGGASVGVMGAIANAVMQRGGEVIGIIPDALMRKEIGNDHLTELRVVGSMHERKAAMADCSDGFIALPGGMGTLEEIFEILTWAQLGFHHKPCALLNVNGYYDHLITFLDHAVDQGFLRQAHRDLLQVHDTPAALLESFANYQAPDVTKWIRREEQL, encoded by the coding sequence ATGAAAAAAATCTGCGTCTATTGCGGCTCCAGCCCCGGTGAGGGAAACGACTACATTGAAGCCGCCGAAGGACTCGCCCAGGAACTGGTTCAGCGTAATCTGGGATTGGTCTATGGCGGAGCCAGCGTGGGAGTCATGGGCGCCATCGCCAATGCGGTGATGCAGCGGGGCGGTGAAGTGATCGGCATTATTCCCGATGCGCTGATGCGCAAGGAAATCGGTAACGACCATCTCACCGAACTGCGGGTGGTGGGCTCCATGCACGAACGCAAGGCGGCCATGGCCGATTGCTCCGATGGCTTTATCGCCTTGCCCGGTGGCATGGGTACGCTGGAAGAAATTTTCGAAATTCTTACCTGGGCGCAACTGGGTTTTCACCACAAACCCTGCGCCCTGTTAAACGTGAACGGCTATTACGACCACCTGATCACTTTTCTCGATCATGCCGTTGACCAGGGCTTTCTCAGACAGGCACACAGGGATCTGCTGCAGGTTCACGACACTCCGGCGGCACTACTGGAAAGCTTCGCGAATTATCAGGCGCCGGATGTCACCAAATGGATTCGTCGCGAAGAGCAGCTTTGA
- the phoR gene encoding phosphate regulon sensor histidine kinase PhoR, whose protein sequence is MKASLAKEVNRIVGLILLSVVAALAVGHIWPLIVGLLGYIIWSTRQLFGLYSWLVRDDHTEPPDSIGLWGEFYTRLEHLFQKERRAQENLQGIIHRAQQSVNALEDVVILIDQHGYLEYWNQAAERYMGFNARQDLGQPLTNLVRHPKFTEYLGKGDFRDALEIPSPVDDNRILQFRITEFGVGEQLMMARDVTRLHHLEQMRKDFVANVSHELKTPLTVLKGYLETLLDTVPEEQSRLRRALAQMDNQSNRMEALVSDLLLLARLEGTDADNLSQAVPVHGMLKRMRENALAISADKGHSIELEVPEEARLIANPAELESAFGNLITNAVKYTPAGGQIRIRWWQDERGAHLAVSDNGVGIDPAHIPRLTERFYRPDNSRVTETGGTGLGLAIVKHVMIRHNGKLEIKSELGKGSVFTCHFPADRLVSKPTAVAG, encoded by the coding sequence ATGAAAGCCAGTCTGGCCAAGGAAGTAAATCGCATAGTCGGCCTGATTCTGCTGTCCGTTGTGGCAGCGCTGGCGGTGGGCCACATCTGGCCACTGATAGTGGGCCTGCTGGGCTATATCATCTGGAGCACCCGGCAACTGTTTGGCCTGTACAGCTGGCTGGTCCGCGATGACCATACCGAGCCCCCGGACAGCATCGGCCTGTGGGGGGAGTTCTACACCCGCCTGGAACACCTTTTTCAGAAAGAACGCCGCGCCCAGGAAAATCTGCAGGGCATCATTCACCGTGCCCAGCAATCCGTGAACGCCCTGGAAGATGTGGTCATCCTGATCGACCAGCACGGCTACCTAGAATACTGGAACCAGGCTGCGGAACGCTACATGGGGTTCAACGCCCGCCAGGATCTGGGCCAACCGCTAACCAATCTGGTCCGCCATCCGAAATTCACCGAATACCTGGGCAAGGGGGATTTCCGCGACGCCCTGGAGATTCCCTCACCGGTGGACGACAACCGTATCCTGCAATTTCGCATTACCGAGTTTGGCGTGGGCGAGCAGTTGATGATGGCCCGCGATGTGACCCGGCTCCATCATCTGGAACAGATGCGCAAGGATTTCGTGGCCAATGTGAGCCACGAACTGAAAACCCCGCTGACCGTGCTCAAGGGCTACCTGGAAACCCTGCTGGACACCGTCCCGGAGGAACAGTCCCGACTGCGCCGGGCCCTCGCCCAGATGGACAACCAATCCAACCGCATGGAGGCCCTGGTGTCGGATCTGCTGTTGCTGGCCCGGCTGGAAGGCACCGATGCGGACAACCTGAGCCAGGCGGTGCCGGTGCACGGCATGCTCAAGCGCATGCGCGAGAATGCCCTGGCGATCAGCGCCGACAAGGGTCACAGCATCGAGCTGGAGGTGCCCGAAGAAGCCCGCCTGATCGCCAACCCGGCGGAACTGGAAAGCGCCTTCGGCAACCTGATCACCAATGCGGTGAAATACACTCCTGCCGGTGGCCAGATCCGCATTCGCTGGTGGCAGGATGAGCGTGGCGCGCATCTGGCGGTGAGCGACAACGGTGTCGGTATCGACCCGGCCCATATCCCGCGCCTCACCGAACGCTTCTACCGCCCGGACAATAGCCGCGTCACCGAAACCGGCGGCACCGGCCTGGGCCTGGCCATCGTCAAACATGTAATGATCCGCCACAACGGCAAGCTGGAAATCAAGAGCGAGCTGGGCAAAGGCAGCGTCTTTACCTGCCATTTCCCGGCGGATCGGTTGGTGAGTAAACCTACGGCGGTGGCGGGGTGA